A stretch of the Oncorhynchus clarkii lewisi isolate Uvic-CL-2024 chromosome 9, UVic_Ocla_1.0, whole genome shotgun sequence genome encodes the following:
- the LOC139417132 gene encoding E3 ubiquitin/ISG15 ligase TRIM25-like: protein MIEVYQVLPEIQAVVCDMCVDEKKPALKTCIKCEMSMCAQHLEPHLTVPLLLQTHTLTEPIAPGAGGVGAATKCPQHGKILEYYCLDDLTSVCMSCAIEDQHRVHNMKTLPKAHKELGEKLKEEQKKLAQRERQIQDLERWDKEQRERLSSSSVRLIEGVSVLCDSALTSVKTSVSARIVSINTSKKTMQAALSDGDSFRFLQGYAGVHQAVENARAVDLRKGLEPGANQDRLVQELQQSGGKLVEQMTQLWSSLLALVDPENHQKAQGSTTMTFDPKSLGRGMSLSQDHRKVF from the coding sequence ATGATTGAGGTGTACCAGGTTCTGCCGGAGATCCAGGCTGTTGTTTGTGACATGTGTGTGGATGAAAAAAAGCCAGCATTGAAGACTTGCATCAAATGTGAGATGTCCATGTGTGCCCAGCACTTGGAACCACACCTGACAGTGCCATTGCTGCTGCAGACACATACCCTGACTGAACCCATAGCACCGGGGGCTGGGGGAGTTGGGGCAGCCACCAAATGCCCCCAACATGGTAAGATTCTTGAGTACTACTGCTTGGACGACCTAACCAGTGTGTGCATGTCCTGCGCCATCGAGGACCAGCACCGTGTCCACAACATGAAAACCCTGCCTAAGGCACACAAAGAGCTGGGAGAGAAGCTGAAGGAAGAGCAGAAGAAGttggcccagagagagagacagattcagGATCTAGAGAGGTGGGAtaaggagcagagggagaggttGTCTAGCTCCAGTGTCCGGCTCATCGAGGGAGTGTCCGTCCTGTGCGACAGCGCCCTAACCAGCGTCAAGACCTCCGTCTCAGCTCGCATAGTGTCCATCAATACCTCCAAGAAGACCATGCAGGCTGCCCTGTCTGATGGGGACTCCTTCCGCTTCCTCCAGGGTTATGCAGGGGTGCACCAGGCTGTGGAGAATGCCCGTGCTGTGGATCTGAGGAAGGGGCTGGAGCCTGGGGCCAACCAGGACAGGCTGGTCCAGGAGCTACAGCAGAGTGGAGGAAAGCTCGTGGAGCAGATGACACAGCTTTGGAGTTCTCTGCTGGCTCTGGTCGACCCCGAGAACCACCAGAAAGCACAGGGTTCCACCACAATGACCTTTGACCCCAAGAGCTTGGGAAGGGGAATGTCTCTTTCCCAGGACCACAGGAAAGTGTTCTAA